In a genomic window of Nothobranchius furzeri strain GRZ-AD chromosome 14, NfurGRZ-RIMD1, whole genome shotgun sequence:
- the LOC107389888 gene encoding claudin-10, translating to MTGWQILALMSGLSGLGATIAATVSNEWRATSRASSVITATWVLQGLWNNCAGNAIGALHCRPHHTMFQLEGYIQACRGLMIAAVCLGSFGSAFALVGMKCTKIGGSDKNKAKIACFAGVDFILSGLCSLSACSLYAHRITSEFFDPMFVAQKYELGAALFIGWAGSVLCIVGGSIFCFSITDSLSKRHNQVNSVYRSAASHSHISSYMRGVVAPANERPPAGYSSSSKTPHFDKNVYV from the exons ATGACAGGCTGGCAGATTCTGGCTTTGATGAGTGGCCTTTCAGGACTTGGTGCCACCATCGCTGCCACAGTGTCCAATGAGTGGAGGGCCACGAGTCGGGCATCCTCAGTCATCACAGCCACCTGGGTGCTGCAGGGTCTGTGGAACAACTGTGCTGGGAACGCCATCGGAGCTCTACACTGCCGACCGCATCACACCATGTTCCAGCTGGAAG GTTACATCCAGGCATGCAGAGGACTGATGATCGCGGCTGTCTGTTTGGGTTCCTTCGGTTCGGCGTTTGCCCTCGTGGGGATGAAATGTACAAAAATTGGTGGAAGTGATAAAAACAAAGCCAAGATTGCCTGCTTTGCTGGTGTAGATTTCATTTTAAGTG GCCTCTGCTCACTCTCTGCTTGTTCCCTCTACGCTCATCGTATCACATCAGAGTTCTTTGATCCGATGTTTGTGGCTCAAAA GTACGAGCTCGgagctgctctgttcatcggctggGCGGGTTCAGTTCTCTGCATTGTGGGCGGGAGCATATTCTGCTTCTCAATCACAGATTCCTTGTCTAAAAG GCACAATCAGGTGAACTCCGTCTACAGATCTGCAGCCTCCCATTCCCATATCTCCTCCTACATGAGAGGGGTGGTGGCGCCTGCAAACGAGAGGCCGCCTGCAGGTTACAGCAGCTCCTCCAAGACGCCACACTTTGATAAGAACGTATATGTGTGA